In Leptospira perdikensis, the genomic window AAATGATCAAAAAATTCTTTGGTGGATTAGAGAGTGCTTTTGATCCAACATTGCCAGTCGTTGCTTTTTTCAAAGGAAAACGAATGAAGCGAATGTTAAAGAAAGGATTTGGGGACCAAAGAATTGAAGAACTTCCACTTCCTTTTGCAACATCTGCTGTAGATTTACAAACAGGGAAAGAACATATTTTTGACCAAGGCCCTATAACGGAAGCGCTCACAAGTGCCATGAGTTTACCAGGTGCTTTTCCTCCTTACCAGCTTGGTGAAAAGTTGTTAGTTGATGGAGGAATGATCAATAACGTTCCTGAAAATCTTATTCGTACAAAAGGTGCGGATGTTGTTATGGGTATTAATGTTTCACCTATGCAAGAAATTGTCCCGGTAAAACTTTTTGAAGATCGGAACACAACAGAAAAAGGATTCTTTCGATATATTTGGGATACTCTCAAATACCCACCGATTTTACAGATTATGACAAGGACCATCACTTTGGAAGGTAGAGAGATCACTAGGCTCAAGCGCCCCAAACTGGATCTTTTTGTTCACTTCCATTTAGAGGAATTTCAGTTATTTGATTTTGCTCGTTACCAAGAGATCATTGATAAGGGTGAACAAGAAGCCGAAGCCAATTTAGCAGAGATCAAACAGTTATTTTCATAATAGAAAATGAATCTGTAAATTTTATATTTATATGATTTTATTGGATTAGAATTGTAAATTTGAATATTTCTAATCACAACCTAACAAACATTTTTTTCTAGATTGTGATTAGAAATGAGTAAAATCAGTTTTTATAAAGAGGAAAGGATCTCTTTTTTCTTCGCTTCAAATTCCTCTGCGTTGATGAGACCCTGATCCAGTAATCCTTTTAGTTTTGCAATCCGTGCTGCTGGATCATTAGCGGCCGGTGCTGCACCACCAGTTTGTCCGCCTCCCCCTTGGTTCATCATATTGCCCATCATCTGGCCCATATTCATCCCCATTCCCATGCCCATACCGGCACCCATAGCACCACCACCTTGGCCTTCGTTTTCGGCAGCTGCTTGTCCAATATCGAACATTTTCTTTTGTTGGTATTTGTCTCCGAGCATATCGATTTCGAATTTATCGGTAATGATTTTTTGAATTCGTTGGTAGTTGGGATCGTTTTGATCAAAGTTCACCGATGAAACGTTAAACTCTGTTAAATCAATTCCATATTTTTCAAATTCAGGTGCGAGTTTGACTTTTCCGGCCGTGGAACTTTCATCTCTAAACTTATTAATTTCTACAACAGATGTATTGTTGTTTAGGATCACTTCAGAAATGAAATCACCAATCCCACGAACGATATTTGGTTTTAAAAATTCATCAATAGATTCGTTTGTCGTTCTATTTCCTCCTTTGACTACATTGAGTAAAAAGGATTTAGAATCTTTGATACGAAATTTGTAATCACCGAAGGCACGGATGTTGAGGACAATTTTGTATTTAGGATCTTCTAAAGGGATAGGTGTGTTTGTTCCCCATTTCATTGCAAAGATGGCTTTGTTTACATAATAAACTTCTGCTGTGAAGGGAGTTTTGCCACCAAACGGAAGATTGACGAGAGCTTCGAGGATGGGAATGTTTCCTGTTTTTAAGGTATGAGTCCCTGGCCCAAAGGTATCCAAAGCCTTTCCTTCTTTAAAAAAGATGGCTTCTTGGTTTTCGTCAACGACGAGTTGTCCTGCGGTACTGATTTCGTCAGAGGGATATTTCCAAACAATTTCATTGGGACTTCCTTCGAATTTAATTCTATCTATTAGTGCCATTTTACTTTTTCCTTATCTTATTTTTTTAAAAAGATTGAGTTTCTTGCTTCGAACTGTGTTTCAAAATCTAAAAACAATTTGTTTATAGATTCAATTGCCGCTTCTGGGTTTGAGGCGAACGATGTGGGAAGAGTATCTAAAATTTCTTTTTGGAGTTCTCCTACTTTTGTTAACATTCCAAAATCATGGTTCAGTAAATTTTCTAATTCTTCCTGTGTGGCTTTGACACCAGTGCCAAGGCCGTTTAATCCGTAACCAGCAGAATTTACTTTCATAATGATTCGATCGAGAAGTGTAGTTGCCGAGTTGGTTTTTCCGATATTTTGGATTTGTGCCTTTTGTACAAAACCTTCTTCTAGTTTTCGAAAACTTTCTTTAAAGGATGTGAGAATTCCTCCCAATTCTTTTCGAATGAGAAGATCTGTTTTTTCAAACTCTTGGTTAGCAAGGGCTTCTTCAAAAAGTTTTGTTTCTTTTAAGAACTTTCGAATCGGATCTTGTTCGTTCTTAAAACGCTCTAATGTTGTTTTTAACCACGTTTGGTCCATTTTATTCCTCTGTCGCACTTCCTTCTAACGTTTGTATGGTGTCGCATGTGATGTAATTAAAGATGACACTTTTTTCTGATTGGTATAAAGCTTTGGCTGGAAGTGATTTCCACTTTGTTTGGTCAAATTCGCAGTCATGTTTTTCCCCTTTCGTTTCTCCGCTAGACTCCGCAAAATAAACCATATACTTTTCTGTTTTAGGCCCGAGACGTTCACAACCAATACTGGTACTGGAACATTCGCGAATTTGGGGAGTGGGCCAATATGGTTCTTGCGTTGTTCCAAATCCTTTCGCTACTGCATTGCGATCAAAGGCCCATTTATCAATCCGGTAACTGCAATGATCATCGTAGACTGGTTCTTGTCTGTATTTAGTGGAACAACTTTCACTTTCGGAAAATGTTCCGTCCCCACGATCCGAACGAACTGTATGGCAGTCCTCTCCATCAGGGATACTGTTGTAACTTCTGATCTGACGACTTCTGGACACACTGTACGCACCCATAGGCATGGAGTCACACCATTCTGATTCGGAGACAGGTTTGAATTGGTCGATGGCAATGGAACGAGACCATTCATGATGAGTGATTTGTAGTTCTACTTTTTCTGTCCATAAAACACCGAGACAAACAAATCCTATCCCACCGAAGACAATGGTTCCCAATAACCACAATACCCATTTGGGAGTTTTCGGATGGGGTTTGATGAATTCAGAATTCTCAAAAGCTAAATCTTCTTTTGCTTTTTGGACAGAGTCTTCAGTAACACCATCTTGGTCGGATCGCAGTTTTACGTTTTGTGCCCCATCGAGCGAACCCCCACAGTTTCCGCAGAAAGTGGCTTTGGCACCATTGGCAGTTTGGCAAAAAGGACAAACCTTATCTGCGCCGTAGTAAATATGGTCCTGGACGGCCACCTTGTCTGCATCATTGGGAAAGTATCTACGGTTTGGGTCTTGAGTGGCTCCACAATTGGGACAATGCCTATGCGTTTTACCGAGTAGTTTTTTGGAACCGCAGAATTCACAGTCCCAAAGCATTTCATAGATTTTTTCTTCTGCCATCGCAACCAAGGTTTATCCGCAAAAAATTGACTTTTGCAAGAAAAATATTTTCAAATCCCAAAATCCAACCTAGAATCCTTAGGATATGAGATTGGTACTAAATCTAATTCTTAAATTCCGATATTTAATTCTCTCAATTTTCTTTTTAATTCTTTCGGTGGGTTATGTTTTTTCCCGTTCAAAACAGAATGCAGTTCATCCATTAGATAGTTTGTATTTGAAATTATCACCTAATATTGCTAAGGTGGATAGGAAAATTTCCTTTCGAAGGCTTTCCCTCCATTTACGTGGTGTGATTCCTAGTGTGAGTGAATGGAAAGAATTAGATTCCTTACCTGAGGATCAAAACCTAGAATCGTTTGCAGTCAGTTTTCTAAAACAACCTGACTTTGCTGAATATTGGGGAACTAAGTTTACTTCAATGTTACGAGACAAATCCAAAGGGCGAAAAATTCCAACAGGTGCTTTTTTTCAATACATTGCGAGTTCTCTTCATAAAAACAAACCCTATGACCAATTGGTACAAGAGATGTTAAACTCTAGTGGTTCGGTGAATGAATCGCCGGCCACTTTATTTTACATTCGGGATGGGGCAGATCCTTTACAAACAGCGGAGTATGTCGGTCGACTTTTTTATGCAAAACGAGTAGCATGTGCTAGGTGTCATGATCATCCGTATATTTCTGATTTTACAAGAAGGGATTATTATGCACTCGCTGCATTTTTTAGCCAACAATTCTTTCGTGATGGTTCTTGGGAAGTCAATCGATATGGAAAATCTTTTAGTTATGTTCCAAGAGAATTAGAAGTTCATCTTCCAATGGAAGACCAAAAAAATCTCCAAGATAAAAACAATGAATGGAACAGAGACAATTGGAACAAATGGACGGATGAACAAAGAAAAGACTACCAAAAAAAACATGAAGTCACATATGCAACGTTATACTACGAACCAAAACTTGGTTTACGGTTCCCCCATACAGATGATGCACCCGGTGGGGATTTAGTTCGACCCAAATTTTTAGATGGAAAAGAAGCCAAATTAAAACCTGGCGATGATCGAAGAAAGGTTTTTGCCAATTGGTTGACTGATAAATCCAATGATCGCTTTCGCAAAGTGATCATCAATCGAGTATGGACGGAACTCATGGGTTGGAGTTTTTTCACTCCTTTAGATGATTGGAATGAAGACACTGTTGTGACTGGGGAAGAGATTCTAAACCACCTCGATTCTTATTTTTTAACAAACAATTTCAAACTAAAAGAATTGATTTTATACATTGTAACCTCGAATGCATATAGTCGTTCTCTTACAAGTAGTGTAAACGATCAAGATTCCATTCGGTATTTTGCACCCAAACGATTGGATAGTGACCAACTTCTTAACTCTCTTATCCGAATTTCTGATTCCCAAAAGATCAGTAACATTCGTGAAAGAAATCTATCTTGGTTTACAGGTCTTATAAGCCAAAAACCTTACGATTTAACTGGTACAGGTTCAGTTCGTTTTCCTCAAGATAACTTAAAAGAATTTTCAAACGCCGTCGAAGTGGAAAGGCCTGCTCCTTATCACACGATGTTATCGGTATTTGGTTCTGGTCCTCGTGTGGATATCTCTGACGATATTGATGAGTTGACCATAGAACAAATGTTAACACTAATGAATGGCCGTGTGGTTGGGAAACTCGTTTGGGATTTTGGTAGTAAAGAGTCCCTTGTAAAACAAGAATTTGACCAAGTAAAGTCAATGGATCAAATAATTGGTAATCTTTATTACCGACTTCTTGGACGTCTTCCTTCGAATGCAGAAAAGGAAAAAATAAAAACGTTTATGGTCAAACCAGATAATGTTTTTGATAAAGACTTACTCCAAGACATTCTCTGGGCTCTCATCAACAGCCAAGAGTTCCAACATACTAACTAAGGAATTACAATGGATCGCAAAGAATTTTTTAAAAAATCAATGATTAGTTTGGGAATCAGTCCCTTTTTGTTTTCCTCCAATCCTTTTGGTAGTTTACGAGCTGCAGAAGAAGAGGAATCGATAGTTCTTCCTTCTAAGGTAAAGTCAGTCATCTTTATCGAAATGATGGGAGGAATGAGCCATGTAGACACCCTTGATCCCAAACCAAATAGTGTGTTTGCGAAAGTAAATTCCAGTATCTCTGGGCTTTCTCTATTGGAACCTTTTTCTCTTACCGCCAAACAATTACATACGATTGGAATCGTCAAATCCACTTGGAGCGAAGAAGGGGATCACGGTTTTGCCCAGATGTTACTCGGAACCGGATACCGAATGACAGAAGCTATGGGTTTTCCTGATATTCCCCATTTTGGTGCTGTGATTGCTTATGCCAAAAAATCAAAAATCAAATCATCATATTTTCCAAGTTATGTGACGATTGGGGGTAGGGGAGGGAAAAATGGGAATTCTGGATTTTTAGGAATCGATTATTCTGGTTATCATGTTGGCAATGTAGATGAACCCATCCAACATTTCAATCCATCCTATGGAAAATTTTCCGAAGATCGGATCCTTAGAAGAAAGGATTTGGTTTCTTTTTTAAATGCAGAGTTTTCTAAAACTTATCCCACGAATGAGTCGAAACATTGGAAAAATATGCTCGTGGCCGCAGAAGAATTTCGAAGTTCTAAAAACATCGATAGTTTTCGCATCAGTTTGGAAGATGAAAAAACTAGGGCACGGTATGGAACGACTTGGCAAGGTAAAGCGATGTTGTTAGCCAAACGACTTGCGACTCAGGAAGTTCCCTTCATCCATATTTCCATCGGTGGTTTTGACACTCATACGGGCAACAAAGCACAAATCACAAAAATCATGAAAGAAACAGATATGGGGATTGCTGCGTTATTAGAAGATCTAAATAACACTGGTCTCATTAAACAAACGTTATTTGTGCTTACCAGTGAATTTGGAAGGACACCTGATGTGGGGTCAAGGGATGGCCGTGACCACCATCCCAAAGTTTGGTCGACCTTACTTGGTGGTGGCCCTTTTGCCAAAGGTTATGTTTTGGGGGAAACGGACGAAACAGGATCGAAACCTTTAAAACCAACAGAAGCACTCCATGTTAGGGATTTAGTTGCCACCATTTATAAAGCAGCAGGAGTGGATCCCGAAGCCTCTCTCACCAATTCCTTTGGCCGTCCTTTTCTTTTAACTACAAAGAAAGCCAAAGTATATGAAGATTTGTTTTAGTTTTTTTGTGCTTTCTCTATACAAAGATAAGCATTGAGGAGAATGCCATCCGTAGAGGTTACCTTGTCACCGGGGTTTAAATAGGTTTCGGAAAAGATGGCACCTGCCCCATAACTTTGGCAATTGGCAATGGCAGATTCATAACTGTCATTTGGTTTCACATACACCACTGTATTTACCTTTGTTGTGTCTCCATTAGGTTGGTAACGACAAACTCCTACCAAATTTTGAACGGAACATTTTACCGAGGATCTTGTATAAGGAGGAGCACAATTGATCTCTTCTTTTGTAGTCGAATAATGTTCAAAACAAGATGGTGAATAATTAGAAGATGCCGAACAAGATCCTAACAATTGAAAAGTACCAGTAAAACCAGACCTTCCTGCATTGATGCCTGCAAGATACATAGTTTGTAAACACTGGTTTTGTGTTTCTTGTTTTTTATCATCTCTTTGCGCCTTACAATGAGTGAGAGAATGACAAACTAACAGGAGTAAAGTGATTGTGAGTTTAAAATTTGGCTTCATTTTAATAGAATACCTGTATTTGGGTTCGAACCACATGGTCCCCTTCTGCGGCTGTAGGCGTTCCTGTATAATAGAAATAATCCGTTTGCCATTTCAAATTGTGTTCTGCAAAGTAATAGGAGAGAGCTCCTCCTACTTCCCTAGAATACTTCAAACTGGGATCGGTTTCTCCTAAAGGCCGAAACTCTCCAAATCGAAAACTAAGTTCATAATTATTGATGAATAAATATCCGAATTGAACAAAATGTCCCTGTCCACTTCTAGAATATTCTCTAGAAAGTGCAGAACCCACAGTTCGTTCTATATAAGCAGTATTTGCTCTTCTCCACAACCATTCGTATTGAAAGGAAAAACCCCTCCATTTAAAATAAATGTCTCCGGCCGCATGACTATAATTGAATTTAGCAAATGTAAATTCTGTTCCATGTGTACTTAAGGATCTGTCCGAATTTTTGTTATAAGCACCAGAAACACCGATGGACAATTTGGGTTCTTTGTATCTAGCAAAATCTGTTTCTGATAACCAATCGTTATCGGATCCTGATTTTGACATTCCTCCAAAAGGTGAAAAAATAAACCTAGCAACTGTTAATACTCCGGGTGTTTGTCTTTCCACGCGGTTTCTACCCTGTCCACCGAAAACACCTAAATAATAAGCAAACATTCTTTTGTTACCGAATAGATCTTCGGAGAATAGATAAGTTCCTACGTCACGATCTAAGTTAAACTCGGCTGTTACAGAAGAGCGGTCTACTGTTTGTAACGCTCCAGAAGAATTCCAACGTTGTCTACTATACGGAACCTTCATTTGACCAAAGGCAATTTTCACGTCTCGATATTGATTGTAGATAATATTTGCATCCCGTAATGAGTTTCGTCTTTGGCTTTCCATATCTCGTTCTGCAAATCCCATTTGCAAATTCACAAGCCAAGTATCGTTGAATAAACCTGCTTTGAGTTGTAATCGAGTTCGGCGAACCAAGAAATTCGTTGTGTCCTGGGAAGGGTCCAATTGAAAACTTTGGTTTCCTTGGATTTGGGATCTGAACCGGAGTTGGATATTATGTTTGCCGTCAGTGGAAGTGCCCTTGATTCCTTTTCCGAGGCCGGTTTCCCAATTGGATTTATTTTCTGGTGTAGCCACTACCGGCTCGGAAGGAGCGGTTGGTGGGTTTGTTGGACTAGCTGTATTCGCATTGGATTCGACTTTCGCTTCTGGTTTTTCTTGGGCCCTCAGGGCAAGCGGAAGGAGATAGATACACCAAAGTAGGAATACCGCACGGATTGGATGTGGAATTTTGTGTAACATATCTGTAATTTTTGGAATGATTGTACGTATCAGAATGACTCGAGAAAGTCAAAAAGAAATTGTTTCGACTTTTTGGCAATATTTGCCTTTTCCGACTCATTTTTCCTTTTCTTACCAAAGAAACCTAAAATACTGATCTCTGATCTATGAAAAAAGCACTCATTACCGGAATCACAGGCCAAGACGGTTCCTACCTGGCAGAACTCCTGCTCCAAAAAGGGTACGAAGTCCACGGAATCGTTCGCAGAACCAGCCTTTTCAATCGCAATCGCATTGAACATCTGCACGGAAACCCGAATCTCCACCTTCACTACGGAGATATGACAGATTCCTCTAACCTAAACCGAATTTTAGAAAAAATCCAACCTTCTGAGATCTATAACTTGGCGGCTCAGTCCCATGTGCAGGTTTCCTTTGAGGTTCCTGAATACACGGCAGAAGTGGACGCAGTAGGAACTTTACGTATTTTAGATGCCATCAAACAAACTGGGATCAAATCCCGCTTTTACCAAGCCTCAACGTCGGAACTTTATGGCCTTGTCCAAGAAGTTCCACAAACAGAAAAAACACCATTTTACCCACGTTCCCCTTATGCAGTTGCTAAACTTTATGCTTATTGGGCGGTTGTGAATTATAGAGAAGCGTACGATTTGCACGCATCAAATGGTATTTTATTTAATCATGAATCTCCAAGACGCGGAGAAACCTTTGTGACTAGAAAAATCACACTTGGTGTTTCTGCTGTCAAAGCGGGAAAACTTCCTTTTATTACTATGGGAAATATTGATTCTAAACGGGATTGGGGTTATGCTCCAGACTACGTAGAAATGATGTGGATGATGTTACAACAAGACAAAGCTGATGACTATGTTGTAGCAACAAACGAAACTCATACAGTGCGT contains:
- the gmd gene encoding GDP-mannose 4,6-dehydratase; the protein is MKKALITGITGQDGSYLAELLLQKGYEVHGIVRRTSLFNRNRIEHLHGNPNLHLHYGDMTDSSNLNRILEKIQPSEIYNLAAQSHVQVSFEVPEYTAEVDAVGTLRILDAIKQTGIKSRFYQASTSELYGLVQEVPQTEKTPFYPRSPYAVAKLYAYWAVVNYREAYDLHASNGILFNHESPRRGETFVTRKITLGVSAVKAGKLPFITMGNIDSKRDWGYAPDYVEMMWMMLQQDKADDYVVATNETHTVREFIEESYKIAGYEVVWEGKDDKEVGKDKKSGQVLVKIDPKYYRPTEVELLIGNPEKAKRQLGWEPKVKFKELVQIMMKADLKDQGF
- a CDS encoding DUF1501 domain-containing protein — protein: MDRKEFFKKSMISLGISPFLFSSNPFGSLRAAEEEESIVLPSKVKSVIFIEMMGGMSHVDTLDPKPNSVFAKVNSSISGLSLLEPFSLTAKQLHTIGIVKSTWSEEGDHGFAQMLLGTGYRMTEAMGFPDIPHFGAVIAYAKKSKIKSSYFPSYVTIGGRGGKNGNSGFLGIDYSGYHVGNVDEPIQHFNPSYGKFSEDRILRRKDLVSFLNAEFSKTYPTNESKHWKNMLVAAEEFRSSKNIDSFRISLEDEKTRARYGTTWQGKAMLLAKRLATQEVPFIHISIGGFDTHTGNKAQITKIMKETDMGIAALLEDLNNTGLIKQTLFVLTSEFGRTPDVGSRDGRDHHPKVWSTLLGGGPFAKGYVLGETDETGSKPLKPTEALHVRDLVATIYKAAGVDPEASLTNSFGRPFLLTTKKAKVYEDLF
- a CDS encoding porin, with the protein product MLHKIPHPIRAVFLLWCIYLLPLALRAQEKPEAKVESNANTASPTNPPTAPSEPVVATPENKSNWETGLGKGIKGTSTDGKHNIQLRFRSQIQGNQSFQLDPSQDTTNFLVRRTRLQLKAGLFNDTWLVNLQMGFAERDMESQRRNSLRDANIIYNQYRDVKIAFGQMKVPYSRQRWNSSGALQTVDRSSVTAEFNLDRDVGTYLFSEDLFGNKRMFAYYLGVFGGQGRNRVERQTPGVLTVARFIFSPFGGMSKSGSDNDWLSETDFARYKEPKLSIGVSGAYNKNSDRSLSTHGTEFTFAKFNYSHAAGDIYFKWRGFSFQYEWLWRRANTAYIERTVGSALSREYSRSGQGHFVQFGYLFINNYELSFRFGEFRPLGETDPSLKYSREVGGALSYYFAEHNLKWQTDYFYYTGTPTAAEGDHVVRTQIQVFY
- a CDS encoding SPFH domain-containing protein, which translates into the protein MALIDRIKFEGSPNEIVWKYPSDEISTAGQLVVDENQEAIFFKEGKALDTFGPGTHTLKTGNIPILEALVNLPFGGKTPFTAEVYYVNKAIFAMKWGTNTPIPLEDPKYKIVLNIRAFGDYKFRIKDSKSFLLNVVKGGNRTTNESIDEFLKPNIVRGIGDFISEVILNNNTSVVEINKFRDESSTAGKVKLAPEFEKYGIDLTEFNVSSVNFDQNDPNYQRIQKIITDKFEIDMLGDKYQQKKMFDIGQAAAENEGQGGGAMGAGMGMGMGMNMGQMMGNMMNQGGGGQTGGAAPAANDPAARIAKLKGLLDQGLINAEEFEAKKKEILSSL
- a CDS encoding LIMLP_15305 family protein, yielding MDQTWLKTTLERFKNEQDPIRKFLKETKLFEEALANQEFEKTDLLIRKELGGILTSFKESFRKLEEGFVQKAQIQNIGKTNSATTLLDRIIMKVNSAGYGLNGLGTGVKATQEELENLLNHDFGMLTKVGELQKEILDTLPTSFASNPEAAIESINKLFLDFETQFEARNSIFLKK
- a CDS encoding DUF1553 domain-containing protein produces the protein MRLVLNLILKFRYLILSIFFLILSVGYVFSRSKQNAVHPLDSLYLKLSPNIAKVDRKISFRRLSLHLRGVIPSVSEWKELDSLPEDQNLESFAVSFLKQPDFAEYWGTKFTSMLRDKSKGRKIPTGAFFQYIASSLHKNKPYDQLVQEMLNSSGSVNESPATLFYIRDGADPLQTAEYVGRLFYAKRVACARCHDHPYISDFTRRDYYALAAFFSQQFFRDGSWEVNRYGKSFSYVPRELEVHLPMEDQKNLQDKNNEWNRDNWNKWTDEQRKDYQKKHEVTYATLYYEPKLGLRFPHTDDAPGGDLVRPKFLDGKEAKLKPGDDRRKVFANWLTDKSNDRFRKVIINRVWTELMGWSFFTPLDDWNEDTVVTGEEILNHLDSYFLTNNFKLKELILYIVTSNAYSRSLTSSVNDQDSIRYFAPKRLDSDQLLNSLIRISDSQKISNIRERNLSWFTGLISQKPYDLTGTGSVRFPQDNLKEFSNAVEVERPAPYHTMLSVFGSGPRVDISDDIDELTIEQMLTLMNGRVVGKLVWDFGSKESLVKQEFDQVKSMDQIIGNLYYRLLGRLPSNAEKEKIKTFMVKPDNVFDKDLLQDILWALINSQEFQHTN
- a CDS encoding zinc ribbon domain-containing protein is translated as MVAMAEEKIYEMLWDCEFCGSKKLLGKTHRHCPNCGATQDPNRRYFPNDADKVAVQDHIYYGADKVCPFCQTANGAKATFCGNCGGSLDGAQNVKLRSDQDGVTEDSVQKAKEDLAFENSEFIKPHPKTPKWVLWLLGTIVFGGIGFVCLGVLWTEKVELQITHHEWSRSIAIDQFKPVSESEWCDSMPMGAYSVSRSRQIRSYNSIPDGEDCHTVRSDRGDGTFSESESCSTKYRQEPVYDDHCSYRIDKWAFDRNAVAKGFGTTQEPYWPTPQIRECSSTSIGCERLGPKTEKYMVYFAESSGETKGEKHDCEFDQTKWKSLPAKALYQSEKSVIFNYITCDTIQTLEGSATEE